One window of the Pedobacter ginsengisoli genome contains the following:
- a CDS encoding MarR family winged helix-turn-helix transcriptional regulator, producing MQTLPVGIWEAKNKSYATKQIKNEKMQLQKETLTTRFESIHHQAIVNVWHTGNWCTERLKQTIAPFEVTTQQFNILRILRGQNPNPATINLLKSRMLDKMSDTSRIVDRLVQKELVVKEANAIDKRAVDIKISDKGLELLELMDKEVSLSVLISSNLTEQEAITLNNLLDKMRG from the coding sequence ATGCAAACATTGCCCGTGGGGATTTGGGAAGCAAAAAACAAAAGCTACGCCACCAAACAAATAAAGAACGAAAAGATGCAGTTGCAGAAAGAAACGCTTACCACTCGATTTGAAAGTATTCATCACCAAGCCATTGTAAATGTTTGGCATACCGGCAATTGGTGTACAGAGAGACTAAAACAAACTATAGCGCCTTTTGAGGTAACTACTCAGCAATTTAATATTTTAAGAATTTTACGTGGACAAAATCCTAATCCAGCTACCATAAATCTTCTGAAATCAAGAATGCTGGATAAAATGAGTGATACCTCAAGAATAGTAGACCGGCTTGTGCAAAAAGAGCTTGTTGTAAAAGAGGCAAATGCTATCGATAAACGTGCTGTAGATATTAAAATTAGTGATAAAGGTTTGGAATTACTGGAGCTGATGGACAAAGAAGTCAGCCTTTCAGTACTTATTTCATCAAACTTAACAGAGCAGGAAGCTATTACGCTAAACAACCTGCTTGATAAAATGAGAGGTTAG
- a CDS encoding ZIP family metal transporter has product MEIWKVLILFFSAFLGGSAIFLVKSDKSQLLKLILSFSGAYLFAITVLHLIPDAYSGSDPQEIGIFILIGFLLQIFLEQFSEGVEHGHIHKHHETQVFPYGIMISLCLHAFLEGMPLAKDQHNALIFGISLHHIPAAFALASILVQNQFKKSNVIIYIAIFAIMAPLGFYVSNGLSNGTIGGIENYFNRIMGIVIGIFLHISTTILFESSVDHKVSKRKMIAVLCGIGIALIGYFSSGHSH; this is encoded by the coding sequence ATGGAAATCTGGAAGGTATTAATCCTATTTTTTAGTGCATTTTTAGGCGGATCGGCCATTTTTTTAGTAAAAAGTGATAAATCTCAGCTTTTAAAACTAATCCTCTCTTTTAGTGGTGCCTATTTGTTTGCTATTACTGTTTTACACTTAATTCCGGATGCATATAGTGGTTCTGATCCGCAAGAAATAGGAATTTTTATACTTATAGGTTTCTTATTACAAATCTTTTTAGAACAGTTTTCGGAAGGTGTTGAGCATGGACACATCCACAAACACCATGAAACACAAGTATTTCCATATGGAATTATGATCAGTCTTTGTTTGCATGCATTTCTGGAAGGAATGCCTTTAGCAAAAGATCAACATAATGCTTTGATATTTGGAATCTCGCTACATCATATTCCTGCTGCCTTTGCATTAGCTAGTATTTTAGTGCAAAACCAATTCAAAAAGAGTAACGTAATCATTTACATCGCAATTTTTGCTATAATGGCACCTCTTGGGTTTTATGTAAGCAATGGGTTGAGCAATGGAACTATCGGTGGTATAGAGAATTATTTTAATAGAATTATGGGAATAGTAATAGGTATATTTTTACATATTTCTACCACCATATTATTCGAATCAAGCGTAGACCATAAGGTATCAAAACGTAAAATGATTGCTGTTTTATGTGGTATCGGTATTGCGTTAATTGGATATTTTAGCTCAGGCCATTCGCACTAA
- a CDS encoding class I SAM-dependent methyltransferase, translated as MQRKWFQYWFNSPFYHILYSQRNDAEAEFLIDNLSAYLKPAANSRILDIACGRGRHSIYLNKKGYDVTGIDLSEQSIKYAQQFEQKNLHFFVHDMRKLSFINYFDIAMNLFTSFGYFETEKEHVNAIKAFRKSIKDDGTLVIDYFNTQKILKNLTQQEIKTVEGIEFHLHKFIADGKIIKHINFEHRDKPYAFEERVQAFTLKDFERMFEKSGLKIAATFGSYGLEPFDETKSDRLILICKKA; from the coding sequence TTCTATCATATACTTTACAGTCAGCGTAATGATGCCGAAGCCGAGTTTTTAATTGACAACCTTTCTGCTTATCTGAAACCTGCTGCAAATTCCAGAATCTTAGATATTGCCTGTGGAAGAGGCCGGCATTCAATTTACCTTAATAAGAAAGGATATGATGTAACCGGAATTGACCTATCTGAACAAAGTATTAAATACGCTCAGCAATTTGAACAAAAGAACCTTCATTTCTTTGTTCATGACATGCGTAAGCTATCTTTTATCAACTATTTTGATATAGCAATGAACCTTTTTACCAGTTTTGGTTATTTTGAAACGGAAAAAGAGCATGTAAATGCGATAAAGGCTTTCAGAAAGAGTATAAAAGACGATGGTACTCTGGTAATAGACTACTTTAACACGCAAAAGATCCTTAAAAATCTTACTCAGCAAGAGATAAAAACCGTTGAGGGGATAGAGTTTCACCTACATAAATTTATAGCTGATGGTAAAATCATTAAACATATAAATTTTGAGCACAGAGACAAACCTTATGCATTTGAAGAACGTGTACAAGCCTTTACATTGAAGGATTTTGAACGTATGTTTGAAAAAAGCGGCCTAAAAATAGCAGCTACATTTGGTAGCTATGGATTAGAACCATTTGATGAAACCAAATCTGACAGGTTAATACTAATTTGCAAAAAAGCATGA
- a CDS encoding phosphatase PAP2 family protein codes for MIESLQQFDVELFLKIHRGLANPFFDWLLPLMRNRFFWAPLYLFIIVFSFIEYKKKGWYIIGMLLVTFAIGDLVSSRIIKPTVARVRPCNEITLANDIIHRVPCGSGYSFPSAHATNHFAIAVFLIFVFYDRWKLILPIGLFWAFIISFSQIYVGVHYPIDTMAGAILGMLIGLLTSKIYKKLQPQL; via the coding sequence ATGATAGAAAGTTTACAACAATTTGATGTAGAACTTTTTCTTAAAATCCATAGAGGGTTGGCTAATCCATTTTTTGATTGGTTACTTCCTTTAATGCGTAATCGTTTTTTTTGGGCACCATTGTACCTGTTCATTATTGTATTCTCTTTTATTGAATACAAAAAGAAAGGCTGGTACATTATTGGAATGTTACTGGTAACTTTTGCTATTGGTGATTTAGTTTCATCAAGAATTATTAAGCCAACAGTAGCCAGAGTAAGGCCATGCAATGAAATAACGCTGGCTAATGATATCATTCATCGTGTGCCATGCGGAAGTGGGTATAGCTTCCCTTCTGCGCATGCTACAAATCATTTTGCAATAGCTGTTTTTCTTATCTTTGTATTTTACGACAGGTGGAAACTGATATTGCCAATTGGGCTCTTCTGGGCATTTATTATTTCGTTTTCTCAGATTTACGTAGGTGTTCATTACCCTATTGATACTATGGCAGGCGCAATACTCGGTATGCTTATAGGCTTATTGACATCAAAAATTTATAAAAAATTACAACCACAGTTATAA